The following is a genomic window from Geoalkalibacter halelectricus.
TCGTCGCTGATAGTTCGAGGTCTCCTCCCTGGTCTCCAGGGGAGCCTCCGCTACGAGTCGCAGCAGCTGTTCCCCAAGCGCCCGGATGCGGGCGGGATCAGCCGGCCACACACGGATCACGATGTCGCCGATGCCGAGCTTGAGCACCGGTTCGTTCTCCCCGGGAAAATCCGGGTGGACATCGATCCAGGCGGTCAGTGGCGCCGCCCGGCGGGGTTCATCAGGCAGGGTGACCGCCCAGGCTTCGAGTTTGATCTCCATGAGTCGTTATCCTTTCTGTATCCTGACCCGATTGCGCATGCAGTCGGATGGCGCGGCCGATGGCATCGACGCAAGAGTTCACCATCTCGCCCTCGTCCTCCACCGGCGGGCGATGACAGCCGTGGCCGAGCAGGGCCTTGACGGCATCGCCGACCTCCATGCCCGAGCGCAGCCCGTAGGAAGTCACCATGGTCAGGGCGTTGGCGACGAGGCTTGCGCAGGTGCCGCTTTTGCCGAAGCGCACGAAGACCTCCATGAGTCGCTGCGTTTGCGGGTCGTTGTTAAGGGTCACGTAGAGCTTGCCGCAGGGCGAGTTCATCACCAGGGTTTGCCCGTGCACGCATTTGGGGCGGTGACGTTTGGGCGTCATGAGCGTTCTCCTTATTCTGGATGTTCAGGGGCGGGGGAAGCCCGGTGACTTTTTGGCGTCCCTCGAACAGTTCAAAGAAGAGTGCGCACCGCCTCGACAAAGCTCAGGCCGTCGCGCTCCATGAGCAAGGCGATGGTGTCCCAGCCCTTGCCGCCTGTCTTGGGTCGACAACCGGCGAAGCAGATCAGCACGTTGTGCTTGATGGACGCCGACGGCCTGCGATCCTCGTGAAAGGGGCAGCACACCAGGGCGTTTGGGTGACTGGGACTTTGCGCCAGAAGGGTTTCCATGGGCACGGCGCGCGCGGCGTCGAGGGCTCTTCGCTATTCCGTGTGGGTAATGGTATGAAGGTGTGAATCATCCCATGCCCCGGAGGTTTTGATTTTCAATGAATCCTGAAACGCTTTTTGCTGTTGCCCTTGGAATTGCTCCCCCCTGGGAGGTTGTCGGCGTCGACTTCTCTCAAGAGACCAAACGGCTCGACATCCGCATCGATTTCCCGCGGGGCGCCCAGTTCGCCTGCCCCGTCTGTGGAGCCGACGCTCCGGTTCACGATACGACCGAGAAGAGTTGGCGGCATCTGAACTTTTTCCAGTACGAAGCCTATCTGACGGCCCGGGTGCCGCGCACCAACTGCCCCAACCAGGGTTGTGGTATCAAGCAGGTGGTCGTGCCGTGGTCCCGTGCCGGTTCCGGGTTTACCCTGTTGTTCGAGGCTTTGGTGATGGCCCTGGCCCGGCAGATGCCGGTCAATGCCATCGCGCAACTGCTGCAGGTCCACGACACCCGGCTGTGGCGCATCATCCGCAGCTATGTCGATGCCGCCCGAGCCGACGAGGATTACTCCGGCGTGACCCGTCTGGGTGCAGATGAAACCAGTGCCCGGCGGGGGCATGACTATGTCACCTTCTTTTTCGACATGGACGCCCGTAAGCTGCTGTTCGGAACCCATGGCAAGGACCATACGACGGTGGAGCGCTTCGTGGCCGATTTCGCGGCGCATGGTGGCACCGTGGACAACGTCACCGACGCCTGCATCGATATGTCCAAATCCTTCATCAAGGGGCTACAGGAGCAGTTCCCCAACGCGGTGCTGACCTTCGACCAGTTTCACGTCATCAAGCTGATGAACGACGTGCTGGGCAAGATCCGCGCAGAAGAAGCCCGGCAGTTTCCCGAAGAGTTGCGCAAGACCCGCTATCTGTTCCTGAAGAACCCCGATCGCTTGACTGACGAGCAGGAGCAGCGGCTGCGCAGCCTGACCCGCTTCGACCTGGGGAGCATCAAGGCCTACATTCTCAAGCTGGGCCTGCAATTCGTCTATTTTGCCGAAAGCCGCCAGGAGGCGGAAATCCTCCTCAAGCGCTGGTACCGCCGGGCGGTTCGCAGCAAGGTCGACCGGATCGTTAAACTGGCCAAAACTATCAAAGCACACTGGCAGGGAATCTTGAGCTACTTCGACTCACGCCTGACCAACGGCTTCTTGGAAGGGGTCAACAGCCTCGTCCAGGCGGCCAAAGCCAAGGCAAGAGGCTATCGCAATCCCGACAACCTGATTGCCATGGCGTACCTCATTGCCGGCAAGCTCAAATTCCCTCAACCCACTTGAAACAGCGAAGAGCCGGCCTGGGTCATGGTCATGGGTTTGAGGCCGAAGTCGTCGATGATGAGCAGGTCCGGGGCGAGCAGTCGGCGCAGTTCGGCATCCCATGAGTTGTCGGCGC
Proteins encoded in this region:
- a CDS encoding TSCPD domain-containing protein, yielding MTPKRHRPKCVHGQTLVMNSPCGKLYVTLNNDPQTQRLMEVFVRFGKSGTCASLVANALTMVTSYGLRSGMEVGDAVKALLGHGCHRPPVEDEGEMVNSCVDAIGRAIRLHAQSGQDTERITTHGDQTRSLGGHPA
- a CDS encoding CHC2 zinc finger domain-containing protein encodes the protein METLLAQSPSHPNALVCCPFHEDRRPSASIKHNVLICFAGCRPKTGGKGWDTIALLMERDGLSFVEAVRTLL
- a CDS encoding ISL3 family transposase; amino-acid sequence: MNPETLFAVALGIAPPWEVVGVDFSQETKRLDIRIDFPRGAQFACPVCGADAPVHDTTEKSWRHLNFFQYEAYLTARVPRTNCPNQGCGIKQVVVPWSRAGSGFTLLFEALVMALARQMPVNAIAQLLQVHDTRLWRIIRSYVDAARADEDYSGVTRLGADETSARRGHDYVTFFFDMDARKLLFGTHGKDHTTVERFVADFAAHGGTVDNVTDACIDMSKSFIKGLQEQFPNAVLTFDQFHVIKLMNDVLGKIRAEEARQFPEELRKTRYLFLKNPDRLTDEQEQRLRSLTRFDLGSIKAYILKLGLQFVYFAESRQEAEILLKRWYRRAVRSKVDRIVKLAKTIKAHWQGILSYFDSRLTNGFLEGVNSLVQAAKAKARGYRNPDNLIAMAYLIAGKLKFPQPT